The following are from one region of the Yoonia sp. R2331 genome:
- a CDS encoding SDR family oxidoreductase produces MSGLNLDDNHIMLQSRATITEGFPELAQYNSGGALTGRSDKEPAVRPQVFAERKFAITGASRGLGAALALEMARSGARLVLLARPVAALQETASTILEETGQKVSLVGCDLANRESVESAGRQLAVQHSDMVGLIHNGAMWLPGSLDQLSDLDIHDCISSAAIGALVLTRHVLPNLKARAQADIHTVVSTSGLLNRPSTLASVVFRAAKSAQAGFVYGLVDELAETRVRVTSVFPGVIEDVSPMDPAWERTGSNAQLSNREVVETIMFILSQPPRISIRSLVIE; encoded by the coding sequence ATGAGCGGGCTAAACCTCGACGACAATCACATCATGTTGCAATCAAGGGCGACGATAACCGAGGGATTTCCCGAGCTCGCTCAATACAACAGTGGCGGCGCTTTGACGGGCCGGTCGGATAAGGAACCGGCGGTCCGCCCCCAAGTCTTCGCGGAACGGAAGTTCGCGATTACCGGGGCCAGCCGAGGCCTTGGCGCAGCATTGGCGCTAGAAATGGCCCGTTCTGGCGCGCGCCTTGTTTTGCTCGCGCGACCTGTCGCCGCGCTTCAAGAGACAGCCAGCACAATACTTGAGGAGACAGGTCAGAAGGTCAGTTTGGTGGGCTGTGATCTTGCCAATCGCGAAAGCGTCGAGAGTGCAGGGCGGCAATTGGCCGTTCAGCATAGCGACATGGTTGGCCTTATCCACAACGGCGCAATGTGGTTGCCAGGGTCGCTGGATCAACTTTCAGATTTGGACATTCATGATTGTATCAGCTCAGCTGCAATCGGGGCTTTGGTCTTGACCAGACATGTTTTGCCTAACCTGAAAGCACGGGCGCAGGCGGACATCCACACCGTGGTGTCCACCAGCGGCCTCCTTAATCGCCCATCAACACTCGCTTCTGTCGTCTTTCGGGCTGCGAAATCTGCGCAAGCTGGGTTTGTTTACGGTTTGGTAGATGAATTAGCGGAAACCAGAGTTCGTGTTACGTCGGTCTTTCCCGGCGTTATTGAAGACGTATCCCCCATGGATCCCGCTTGGGAGCGTACTGGGTCTAACGCGCAGCTCAGTAACCGCGAGGTCGTTGAAACGATCATGTTTATCCTAAGCCAGCCGCCTCGCATTTCAATTCGATCGCTCGTGATCGAATAA
- a CDS encoding FAD-dependent oxidoreductase, with product MTKEYDKHTATIGRRQFLAAGSAAGAAMIGGSQAEAQPLHAGDIQFDETRDMICVGAGAGGLTSALFGKWNGNDVLVLEKARTPGGTTQKSAFWYWVPNNTPLRNAGLTDPREDFMRYAARISYPQSYNADDPKLGLTDWQFEMIGAVWDSGSDAADLLDERGALKYRHLDFAPDYFAELPENKTPKGRVLYPLEGNDLGSNGGAAAIASLLRSCAEEEIEVRTQNRVTTLVFDDAGAVVGVQVETPEGLRVIGARKAVIFASGGYTHNPVMRQNFLSVPIFGGCAALSNEGDFINIASSSGAALGNLNYAWFCPIPLEKAVAKDPSISGIFTVTGDSMIFVNKYGHRTLNEKLQYNELAQQFFRWDGAKAEMPDLVQIMVWDQHAQDNCASSDFGGLITPDGGDDRHVIKGETLEELSAATEERLAQYAGNTGGISLAEDFTANLKSAIERFNGFAAAGKDEDFARGERQVELLFTGPVGEDANPDNPTMHPISENGPYYAALVVGGTLDTKGGPVTNSHGQVLDTEGTPIVGLYGCGNCVASPTGRAYWSGGGTLGPLLAFSYRASIQANKEPVRQI from the coding sequence ATGACGAAAGAATACGACAAACACACCGCAACCATCGGGCGCCGCCAGTTCCTGGCCGCCGGGTCGGCCGCCGGGGCCGCCATGATTGGCGGATCGCAGGCCGAGGCGCAGCCACTTCACGCAGGCGATATCCAATTCGACGAAACCCGCGACATGATCTGCGTCGGCGCCGGTGCCGGGGGGCTGACCAGCGCGCTTTTCGGCAAGTGGAACGGCAACGACGTGCTCGTGTTGGAAAAGGCGCGCACGCCCGGCGGCACCACGCAGAAATCGGCCTTCTGGTACTGGGTCCCGAATAACACGCCCCTGCGCAACGCGGGCCTGACCGACCCGCGGGAAGACTTTATGCGATACGCCGCGCGGATCAGCTATCCACAAAGCTATAACGCTGATGACCCCAAACTGGGTCTGACCGACTGGCAGTTCGAGATGATCGGCGCGGTCTGGGACAGCGGTTCAGACGCGGCAGACCTTCTGGACGAACGCGGTGCGCTCAAGTATCGGCACCTCGATTTCGCCCCGGATTACTTTGCTGAACTGCCTGAGAACAAAACACCCAAAGGGCGCGTGCTCTATCCGCTGGAGGGCAACGATCTCGGCTCCAACGGCGGTGCTGCAGCAATTGCCTCGCTGCTGAGGTCCTGCGCCGAAGAAGAGATCGAAGTGCGCACCCAGAACCGGGTGACGACGCTGGTCTTCGATGATGCGGGTGCCGTTGTTGGCGTGCAGGTCGAGACCCCCGAAGGATTGCGGGTGATCGGCGCCAGAAAGGCTGTCATCTTTGCCAGCGGGGGCTACACACACAACCCGGTCATGCGACAAAACTTTTTGTCAGTACCGATCTTTGGCGGCTGTGCAGCCCTGTCAAACGAAGGTGACTTTATCAATATCGCAAGCAGCTCCGGGGCGGCTCTGGGCAATCTCAATTACGCTTGGTTCTGCCCCATTCCGTTGGAAAAGGCCGTTGCAAAGGACCCTTCGATCAGCGGCATCTTTACGGTAACCGGCGATTCAATGATCTTCGTCAACAAATACGGCCATCGTACCCTGAACGAAAAGTTGCAGTATAACGAACTGGCGCAACAGTTCTTCCGTTGGGACGGCGCCAAAGCTGAGATGCCGGACCTTGTGCAGATCATGGTCTGGGACCAACACGCGCAGGACAACTGCGCAAGCTCAGATTTTGGCGGGCTTATCACGCCTGATGGTGGCGATGATCGGCATGTCATCAAGGGCGAAACCCTAGAAGAACTAAGCGCGGCGACCGAAGAACGGCTGGCGCAATACGCCGGCAACACCGGTGGCATTTCACTTGCGGAAGATTTCACCGCAAACCTGAAAAGCGCGATCGAGCGATTCAATGGCTTTGCCGCCGCGGGAAAGGACGAGGATTTCGCGCGGGGCGAACGGCAGGTGGAACTGTTGTTTACCGGACCAGTCGGCGAGGATGCCAATCCGGATAATCCAACGATGCACCCGATCTCGGAGAACGGCCCCTATTACGCGGCGTTGGTGGTCGGTGGCACGCTCGACACCAAGGGTGGGCCGGTAACAAACAGCCACGGACAGGTACTTGATACCGAAGGAACACCCATCGTGGGGCTGTACGGATGCGGGAACTGCGTGGCCTCGCCTACCGGCCGGGCCTATTGGTCGGGCGGCGGGACGTTGGGTCCGCTCTTGGCGTTCTCCTACCGGGCGTCAATCCAAGCCAACAAAGAGCCCGTGCGGCAAATCTGA
- a CDS encoding helix-turn-helix transcriptional regulator: MGTHARIERLDRLEYWLKSDDPLILRDAAKELGVSLRTVHRDLDILRERGLPIEAERGRGGGVRLPSTWGIGRVSLTRGETLDLLIGLAIGETAYGAFQMGHSGAIRRKLLASFSHVDQRRIGTLRRRIRIGATASGAIVDSFSTTPMQISSALKEAFVLCRNLQIDYRDGQSQMTTREIEPHYLLVNPPVWYVICWDHLRGAPRTLRCDRIAKATLAQTPFDMRPWADFAPTQDGNPTHEV; the protein is encoded by the coding sequence ATGGGAACACACGCACGTATCGAACGTCTGGACCGGCTGGAATACTGGTTAAAATCCGACGACCCTCTCATCCTTCGTGACGCGGCCAAAGAACTTGGCGTGTCATTGCGCACAGTCCATCGTGATCTGGACATACTTCGCGAACGCGGATTACCCATTGAGGCAGAACGCGGGCGCGGTGGCGGGGTTCGTTTACCTTCAACATGGGGCATCGGTCGCGTGTCGCTAACCCGTGGAGAAACTCTTGATTTGTTAATTGGTTTGGCCATCGGCGAAACGGCTTATGGGGCGTTTCAAATGGGGCATTCCGGTGCAATTCGGCGTAAATTGCTGGCCTCGTTCTCGCATGTTGATCAGCGCCGGATCGGGACGTTGCGGAGGCGTATTCGAATTGGGGCAACGGCATCGGGTGCCATCGTTGACAGCTTTTCCACCACGCCAATGCAGATCAGCAGCGCGCTAAAAGAAGCCTTTGTACTGTGCCGCAATCTGCAGATTGACTATCGCGATGGCCAGAGCCAGATGACCACCCGTGAGATTGAACCACATTATCTACTGGTCAATCCGCCAGTCTGGTACGTGATTTGCTGGGATCATCTGCGTGGGGCGCCGCGGACGCTCCGCTGTGACCGAATAGCAAAAGCAACGCTGGCACAAACCCCATTCGATATGCGCCCATGGGCTGATTTTGCGCCGACACAGGACGGAAATCCAACGCACGAAGTATGA
- a CDS encoding TetR/AcrR family transcriptional regulator, which produces MAEQKRLRKQVLAEGRRQLILGAAKEVFASEGLEGASLRAIAAKAGYTPAALYFHFPSKEAIYADLLRSSLHSLQSEVSHAVSKLDHPRCRLRAAAMAFYHYYARNARELDLGFYLFRGGMKPAGLSTETDTELNKALDNALRPVAVAAVELGVSQQEADLLMVGVFAHATGLLLLLHTGRIKMFNAAPKALMEAFVESKLREIETGIQQ; this is translated from the coding sequence ATGGCTGAGCAAAAAAGACTGCGAAAACAAGTTCTTGCGGAAGGCAGGCGCCAACTGATCCTCGGCGCTGCGAAAGAAGTTTTTGCATCCGAAGGCTTGGAGGGAGCTAGTCTGCGCGCGATCGCTGCAAAGGCTGGTTATACTCCCGCTGCGCTGTATTTTCACTTTCCATCGAAAGAAGCCATCTATGCGGATCTGCTGCGATCATCGCTGCATTCTCTGCAGTCCGAAGTCTCCCACGCGGTTTCGAAACTCGACCACCCGCGGTGCAGGCTACGTGCGGCGGCCATGGCCTTCTACCACTATTACGCTCGCAATGCCCGGGAACTCGACCTGGGGTTTTATCTTTTCAGGGGCGGCATGAAACCTGCCGGGCTGAGCACGGAAACGGATACAGAACTAAACAAGGCTCTGGACAACGCCTTGCGACCCGTCGCGGTGGCGGCGGTGGAACTCGGAGTGTCGCAGCAGGAAGCCGATCTTTTGATGGTCGGCGTTTTCGCTCATGCGACAGGTTTGCTGCTGCTTCTTCATACCGGCCGGATCAAGATGTTCAATGCAGCGCCGAAGGCCCTCATGGAAGCTTTTGTCGAAAGCAAACTGCGTGAGATCGAAACAGGGATACAGCAATGA
- a CDS encoding helix-turn-helix domain-containing protein yields MRTQTEETGSLSQFARGGPIGGVCYAVSGNQGYSLDIEPEEDLICLVLGNVYADMQLDDGQMKRQDFIAASCSFHARQERVRVDGHKIDSAFIAFSYGRRFLQMTCEDSIASLRRGGHALNLQSDKIFHLARYAKSMINRRHDTDSLELQCLASMVLLETTAILKPRHRRGEKHGTSGFRSARDFIDANLDQKLTVDTVAGALGLPVRVIFDGVKTKTGLSFYQYVLQRRLFRACDMLAHTQLSISEIALDCGFSSQQHLTSMLSRRYGCTPGWVRANKSWVK; encoded by the coding sequence ATGCGCACTCAGACGGAGGAGACCGGAAGTCTTTCACAGTTCGCGCGTGGCGGGCCAATCGGAGGGGTCTGCTACGCTGTTTCGGGGAACCAAGGCTATTCGCTGGATATCGAACCTGAGGAAGATCTGATCTGCCTCGTGCTGGGGAATGTCTACGCGGATATGCAGCTCGACGATGGCCAAATGAAGCGGCAGGATTTCATCGCCGCCTCCTGTTCCTTCCATGCGCGGCAGGAGCGGGTCCGGGTGGACGGTCACAAGATCGACAGCGCATTCATTGCGTTTTCCTACGGGCGGCGCTTCTTGCAGATGACCTGCGAGGATAGCATCGCCAGCCTGCGCCGCGGCGGACATGCGCTGAACCTTCAGAGCGATAAGATTTTCCACTTAGCACGCTACGCTAAGTCGATGATCAATCGCCGGCACGACACCGACAGCCTAGAGCTGCAGTGCCTTGCCAGCATGGTTCTATTGGAAACGACAGCCATTCTGAAACCCCGGCACCGGCGCGGCGAGAAGCACGGCACGTCGGGTTTTCGCAGTGCACGGGATTTCATCGACGCGAACCTTGATCAGAAACTGACTGTCGACACCGTGGCCGGTGCCCTCGGGCTGCCAGTTCGGGTCATTTTCGACGGGGTTAAGACCAAGACAGGGCTGTCGTTTTACCAGTACGTGCTACAGCGGCGCCTGTTCCGCGCCTGTGACATGCTGGCCCACACGCAGCTTTCGATCTCTGAAATTGCGCTCGACTGCGGCTTCAGCTCGCAGCAGCACCTCACCTCGATGCTGTCGCGCCGTTACGGATGCACGCCGGGATGGGTACGCGCCAACAAAAGCTGGGTCAAATGA
- a CDS encoding selenium-binding protein SBP56-related protein encodes MNLRPDPTFHATPQLAMAAPTENYAFTVMLSPDGEQSDGIAVVDVNPKSKTYGEIVHQVIVPNKGDEFHHFGWNACSSALSPLTGHAFLERRYLIVPGIRSSRIYIIDVKDPLKAKIHKTIEPEEVFEKTGYSRPHTIHCGPEGIYVSTLGGGGEDGTDGPPGIFIMDCETFEIIGRYEMDRGKQDKHYDFWWNLPQDYMVSSEWGLPPQFEGGIVPDDLLSNKYGHSIHFWDLRKRKNIQTMDFGENYQMALEIRPAHDPAKSYGFCGVVVDTTNLQGAIFTWWRDDDGNWQSKKTITIDPRPEDPENLPPLLQGFGAVPPLVTDIDLSLDDKYLYVACWGLGEMHQYDVSDPMNPVLAGKVEVGGIARGANHPNGKPFAFGPQMVEISRDGKRVYWTNSLYSTWDDQFYPDDEGGQMVMANNDENGFHLDKDFYVDFPKGYRSHQIRLEGGDCSTDSFCYPNV; translated from the coding sequence ATGAATTTACGGCCAGATCCGACGTTCCACGCAACCCCGCAGCTTGCGATGGCGGCACCCACCGAAAACTATGCGTTCACCGTGATGCTAAGCCCCGACGGCGAGCAATCCGATGGGATCGCCGTGGTCGATGTGAACCCCAAATCCAAGACCTACGGCGAGATCGTGCATCAGGTCATCGTCCCCAACAAGGGCGACGAATTTCACCACTTTGGCTGGAACGCCTGTTCCTCGGCCTTGTCACCTCTGACGGGCCATGCCTTTCTTGAACGGCGCTACCTGATCGTGCCGGGCATCCGCTCGTCGCGCATCTACATCATCGACGTCAAAGACCCGCTCAAGGCCAAGATCCACAAGACGATCGAGCCAGAGGAAGTTTTTGAAAAGACAGGGTATTCCCGCCCTCACACGATTCACTGCGGGCCAGAGGGCATCTATGTCTCAACCCTTGGGGGCGGTGGCGAAGATGGCACAGATGGCCCTCCGGGCATCTTCATCATGGACTGCGAAACCTTCGAAATTATCGGCCGCTACGAGATGGATCGCGGCAAACAGGACAAGCACTACGATTTCTGGTGGAACTTGCCGCAGGATTACATGGTCAGCTCTGAATGGGGCCTGCCGCCACAGTTCGAAGGCGGCATCGTGCCGGATGACCTGCTTAGCAACAAATACGGCCACTCCATCCATTTCTGGGATCTGCGCAAGCGCAAGAACATCCAGACAATGGATTTCGGCGAAAACTACCAGATGGCGCTGGAAATCCGCCCGGCCCATGACCCGGCCAAGTCCTATGGCTTCTGCGGCGTCGTGGTCGATACCACCAACCTGCAGGGCGCAATCTTTACCTGGTGGCGCGATGACGATGGCAATTGGCAGTCCAAGAAAACCATCACCATCGACCCCCGGCCAGAGGATCCAGAGAACCTGCCACCGCTTCTGCAGGGATTTGGCGCGGTGCCGCCACTGGTCACCGACATCGACCTCAGCCTTGATGACAAATACCTTTATGTCGCCTGCTGGGGCTTGGGTGAAATGCACCAATACGACGTCAGCGATCCGATGAACCCGGTCCTTGCCGGCAAGGTCGAGGTGGGCGGCATCGCTCGCGGTGCTAATCATCCTAACGGCAAGCCCTTTGCCTTTGGCCCGCAGATGGTCGAGATCAGCCGCGATGGCAAACGCGTCTATTGGACCAACTCGCTCTATTCGACCTGGGATGACCAGTTCTACCCCGATGACGAAGGCGGGCAGATGGTCATGGCCAACAATGACGAAAACGGCTTCCATCTGGACAAGGATTTCTACGTCGATTTCCCCAAAGGCTACCGTTCACACCAGATCAGGCTGGAAGGTGGCGATTGTTCGACCGACAGCTTCTGCTACCCGAACGTCTAA
- a CDS encoding cytochrome c, giving the protein MNKILSTAMAVALFASATWAEDVAPPNIETGRALYFEVCAACHGSTGAGGSAPDLRPAAEAFDVDGFVFFIQNPPDSMPGFASALSEMEMRDIAAFVASLAPT; this is encoded by the coding sequence ATGAATAAGATCCTTTCAACCGCCATGGCCGTGGCACTCTTTGCCTCCGCCACCTGGGCCGAAGACGTGGCACCCCCCAACATCGAGACCGGGCGCGCGCTCTACTTCGAAGTCTGTGCAGCCTGCCACGGCAGCACCGGCGCGGGCGGTTCGGCCCCCGATCTGCGTCCAGCCGCAGAAGCCTTCGACGTTGATGGCTTTGTCTTCTTCATCCAAAACCCGCCAGACAGCATGCCCGGTTTCGCCTCGGCACTAAGCGAGATGGAAATGCGCGACATCGCTGCCTTCGTCGCGTCGCTTGCGCCGACGTAG
- a CDS encoding TetR/AcrR family transcriptional regulator → MIAIIKIVKEPILPRVSKAAKEKTHENLLENAAQQLRLNGYAGLNLSEVMTSAGMTHGGFYRHFKNKEDLAISATRRAFDAYTSRLEHDLETMSARDALGCFVERYLSMKHVQNPAGGCPVAALSGDVHRCSAAERTALETGTRSLIALIDTALAGCTPPIQMSGAALLGALAGALNLARLQTQAAEQEAILVAAQRHMRVVGVLPNTL, encoded by the coding sequence ATGATAGCCATCATCAAAATTGTCAAGGAGCCAATTTTGCCGAGAGTGTCAAAGGCCGCGAAAGAGAAAACGCACGAAAACCTGTTGGAGAACGCAGCACAACAGTTGCGACTGAACGGCTATGCGGGGTTGAACCTGTCAGAGGTCATGACATCGGCTGGCATGACTCATGGCGGATTTTATCGGCACTTCAAAAACAAAGAAGATCTTGCCATCTCGGCCACCCGACGCGCTTTTGATGCATATACTTCGCGGCTTGAGCATGATCTGGAGACCATGTCGGCACGCGACGCCCTCGGTTGTTTTGTAGAACGCTATTTGTCCATGAAACACGTCCAGAACCCCGCAGGCGGTTGCCCCGTCGCGGCGCTCAGTGGGGATGTGCATCGCTGTTCGGCTGCCGAGCGCACCGCATTGGAAACGGGAACAAGGTCCCTAATTGCGTTAATTGACACCGCGCTTGCTGGCTGTACCCCTCCAATTCAAATGTCGGGAGCGGCACTTCTGGGCGCGCTAGCTGGCGCACTCAATCTTGCTCGATTGCAGACCCAGGCGGCGGAGCAAGAGGCAATACTTGTCGCGGCTCAGCGACACATGAGGGTCGTCGGGGTTTTGCCCAACACGCTATAA
- a CDS encoding MBL fold metallo-hydrolase: protein MNLTTLIDRPETQPAPSIRHSHFDFATSLNLAEGFQRFSDPSADRSFQSMLQQFEIVLSYGKVTDPRVILQAMNFYLVSEQQKFGIELFTEILAQYAGTMEPQTLAIYESALGVLRATYADHVPLMRRISWVKASFDLIEGALKRTAHEHPVPHWAAGMVYAQVPGFFFKKSDAIKHLTWLAERPETEPTFGFYREVYRQLAALTNDPKAGKEWLRLSGYGVQQPQAPLIGWFTTGPEGTTMSPRPVLDEVVEGRIFALYGFGFSDVFFVLSDDGKELIAVDAGTQPHSLKAAHDLLLAAHPNLPNITTALITHAHWDHVGGHQYLREHNPDIAIYGSANFATVTERVNRDHSYSFFRGANFDHTWVESYAPTHPISAPETLTIGGTDISLIPVTGGETEDAMLIHIKGLETVFVGDVVMPWYGEPWVNEGFVSTATDTMDRVIALEATHVLHGHFPLTVLYGGENLQVYRRMHKWLVDTAESFVRNGYSAKDIIRLNLVPSDLATHPEAALAYAAARDNVIARVADQMVGIWREDRTGQSPEGLDTITTVERARLLKDYLGLNEAQVAKGLRRMIAAGDNELALQMAVAAEQAFGTAPRITESKGAAIDRLRSVAQFTDPFRFTAYSEIIDCPHPAMPAPLHQTQGTRS from the coding sequence ATGAATTTGACCACCTTGATTGACAGGCCTGAGACGCAGCCCGCCCCCTCGATCCGACATTCGCACTTCGATTTTGCGACTTCATTGAACCTCGCGGAGGGGTTTCAACGGTTTTCGGACCCCAGCGCGGACCGCAGTTTTCAATCCATGCTCCAGCAATTCGAGATCGTTTTGTCCTATGGGAAAGTAACAGATCCACGGGTGATCCTTCAGGCGATGAATTTCTATCTCGTGTCTGAGCAACAGAAATTTGGAATCGAACTGTTTACCGAGATTCTGGCGCAATATGCCGGAACGATGGAGCCACAGACCCTCGCGATTTACGAATCAGCCTTAGGTGTTTTGCGGGCAACCTACGCCGACCATGTTCCGCTCATGCGGCGTATTTCATGGGTTAAGGCAAGCTTTGATCTGATCGAGGGTGCCTTAAAGCGCACCGCCCATGAACACCCTGTGCCGCATTGGGCGGCGGGTATGGTTTACGCTCAAGTGCCGGGTTTCTTCTTCAAAAAATCGGACGCGATCAAGCATTTGACATGGTTGGCCGAACGTCCGGAAACAGAGCCGACATTCGGATTTTATCGGGAGGTCTACCGTCAGCTTGCGGCGCTTACGAATGACCCGAAGGCAGGCAAAGAATGGTTGCGGCTTTCTGGTTATGGCGTGCAGCAACCGCAGGCTCCATTGATCGGGTGGTTCACCACGGGGCCTGAAGGCACAACCATGTCACCGCGCCCTGTCCTGGATGAAGTCGTTGAGGGGCGCATTTTCGCGCTTTACGGCTTTGGCTTTTCGGACGTCTTTTTTGTGTTATCCGACGACGGCAAAGAACTCATCGCGGTTGATGCGGGGACGCAACCGCATTCCCTTAAGGCGGCACATGACTTACTTTTGGCCGCGCACCCCAACCTGCCCAACATCACCACAGCACTGATTACCCATGCCCATTGGGATCACGTGGGCGGGCATCAATACTTGCGCGAGCACAACCCAGACATCGCGATCTATGGCAGTGCAAATTTTGCGACCGTGACTGAGCGCGTCAATCGCGACCACAGTTACAGCTTTTTCCGAGGTGCCAATTTTGATCACACCTGGGTGGAATCCTATGCCCCGACACATCCGATTTCCGCCCCCGAAACCCTGACCATCGGCGGGACGGATATCTCTCTTATTCCAGTGACGGGTGGTGAAACCGAAGACGCGATGTTGATCCATATCAAGGGGCTGGAAACCGTCTTTGTTGGGGATGTTGTTATGCCGTGGTATGGCGAGCCGTGGGTCAACGAGGGCTTCGTTTCCACGGCCACGGACACGATGGATCGTGTGATCGCACTGGAGGCCACGCATGTCTTGCATGGGCACTTTCCGCTCACAGTGCTCTACGGTGGCGAGAACCTTCAGGTTTACCGCCGCATGCACAAGTGGCTGGTCGACACGGCCGAGAGTTTTGTTCGAAATGGCTACAGTGCCAAGGATATTATCCGCCTCAATTTGGTGCCGTCCGATCTCGCCACCCATCCTGAGGCCGCATTGGCTTATGCAGCGGCGCGCGACAATGTCATCGCGCGTGTGGCGGATCAAATGGTCGGAATTTGGCGCGAAGACCGCACAGGGCAATCGCCCGAAGGATTGGACACGATCACCACAGTCGAGCGCGCACGCCTACTCAAGGACTATCTGGGATTAAACGAGGCGCAGGTCGCAAAAGGTCTGCGCCGCATGATCGCAGCTGGGGATAACGAACTGGCGTTGCAGATGGCCGTGGCCGCAGAACAGGCCTTTGGCACCGCCCCCCGCATCACCGAAAGCAAAGGCGCTGCGATAGATCGCTTGCGCAGCGTTGCGCAATTTACTGATCCGTTTCGGTTCACAGCCTATTCCGAAATCATTGATTGCCCGCACCCCGCGATGCCGGCGCCACTGCATCAAACACAGGGCACACGATCATGA
- a CDS encoding DMT family transporter has protein sequence MTSFNWILLVLTAALFGSSFPMIRFAVADIPPLQLAAARVIVAAPVVVFFLYKSGRRLPPIGRKWAPLFALGALTAAIPYFAIAWGQTHISSSLGGILFATIPLFTVLIAPVFTDDARVSASQGVGLFVAFAGVVFAIGPSNLTSIGAQLTGAVITLVAALSYAGGNIFARTRGDLDPVQMAAGQLTSAIIILVPLTAFTGGALTTVPGWPAIFATLAIGVISTAVPVLLMFTLVKRVGPTRASLLAFFIPVSAVLFGVTFLDETLGRVTILGFGLIIGGAIWSTRQPSKTA, from the coding sequence ATGACATCTTTCAATTGGATATTACTCGTCTTGACGGCGGCTCTCTTCGGGTCTTCGTTCCCGATGATCCGCTTCGCAGTGGCTGATATTCCACCACTTCAATTGGCGGCGGCGCGGGTGATTGTGGCCGCTCCGGTTGTGGTTTTCTTTCTCTACAAAAGTGGACGACGGTTGCCGCCAATTGGTCGCAAGTGGGCTCCCCTCTTCGCCCTTGGGGCATTGACCGCGGCCATTCCCTATTTCGCCATTGCTTGGGGCCAGACCCATATTTCTAGCAGCTTGGGTGGCATCCTTTTTGCGACGATCCCCTTGTTTACCGTGCTGATCGCTCCGGTTTTCACCGATGACGCGCGAGTATCTGCGTCACAAGGTGTCGGCCTGTTCGTGGCGTTTGCCGGTGTCGTATTTGCCATTGGACCAAGCAACCTGACATCCATTGGCGCGCAGCTGACCGGTGCTGTCATCACGCTTGTTGCAGCACTTAGCTATGCGGGTGGAAACATCTTTGCCCGCACACGTGGCGATCTCGACCCTGTTCAGATGGCGGCAGGGCAGCTCACCTCTGCGATCATCATCCTTGTGCCCTTGACGGCATTCACCGGCGGCGCACTCACGACGGTCCCGGGCTGGCCTGCGATCTTCGCGACGCTTGCGATCGGGGTCATCAGTACAGCCGTGCCGGTGCTTCTTATGTTTACATTGGTCAAAAGGGTTGGCCCAACCCGCGCGTCGCTTTTGGCGTTTTTTATCCCAGTTTCCGCCGTCCTATTCGGTGTCACGTTTCTGGACGAAACGCTGGGACGCGTCACAATTCTAGGCTTCGGCCTGATTATCGGCGGCGCGATTTGGTCAACGCGGCAACCCTCAAAAACGGCATAA
- a CDS encoding nuclear transport factor 2 family protein — MTIHENGGFETAVMTDEQRKAVALEYLVRMDRGGDFLSLLDDHARVYFPKWGLAKGREQYTQLFTDLMGILKSVEHHNSYFNYVIQGDMVVIEGTTAGVTAKDIPWRAGTGHAGNWCDVFEIRDFKIHRLAIYLDPDYGGEDTDRYPWLKDR, encoded by the coding sequence ATGACGATACATGAAAATGGCGGGTTCGAGACCGCCGTTATGACCGACGAACAGCGCAAAGCCGTCGCACTAGAATATCTTGTGCGTATGGATCGCGGAGGAGACTTTCTGTCGCTGCTGGATGACCACGCGCGGGTCTATTTCCCAAAGTGGGGCTTGGCGAAAGGCCGCGAGCAATACACCCAGCTTTTTACCGATCTGATGGGTATTCTGAAATCTGTCGAACACCACAACAGCTACTTCAACTACGTCATTCAGGGCGACATGGTCGTCATTGAGGGCACAACCGCTGGCGTTACCGCCAAGGATATCCCATGGCGTGCGGGCACTGGCCATGCCGGAAACTGGTGCGACGTGTTTGAGATCCGCGACTTCAAAATCCACCGTCTCGCGATCTACCTCGATCCTGATTACGGCGGCGAGGATACCGATCGTTATCCTTGGCTGAAAGACCGCTAG